A stretch of the Pseudosulfitobacter pseudonitzschiae genome encodes the following:
- a CDS encoding GntR family transcriptional regulator: protein MINRTADNILDALVDGIVTGRMRPGEPLIEKTLAEQFGVSRTPVREALHRLEQSNLAERGPRRAFVVRQMHADDLAELFEAVGEVESALAALAAHRLSEIERHRLLSVLAQGKSCGEDPDAYALANARFHETIKLGARNGTLAAALDDLNLRTLFWRAANFHKDPTRLASSRTEHQAIADAILAQDAETTRKLMRSHVASSYIVVADILSRRTP, encoded by the coding sequence GTGATTAATCGGACAGCAGATAACATCCTTGATGCGCTGGTGGACGGCATCGTCACCGGACGGATGCGCCCGGGGGAGCCGTTGATCGAAAAAACGCTGGCCGAACAGTTCGGCGTATCGCGCACGCCAGTCCGGGAGGCGCTGCACCGGCTGGAACAATCCAATCTCGCCGAACGCGGCCCGCGGCGCGCCTTTGTCGTGCGCCAAATGCACGCGGATGATCTGGCCGAGTTGTTCGAGGCCGTCGGAGAGGTCGAGAGCGCGCTGGCCGCACTGGCGGCCCACAGGCTGAGCGAGATCGAACGACACCGACTGCTGAGCGTGCTGGCACAGGGGAAAAGCTGCGGCGAGGACCCCGATGCCTACGCGCTGGCCAACGCCCGCTTTCACGAGACGATCAAGCTGGGCGCACGTAACGGGACGCTGGCGGCGGCATTGGACGATCTGAATCTGCGCACGCTGTTCTGGCGCGCCGCAAATTTTCACAAAGACCCGACGCGGCTTGCAAGTTCTCGAACCGAACATCAGGCCATTGCTGATGCCATACTTGCGCAAGATGCCGAGACCACGCGCAAGTTGATGCGCAGCCATGTGGCAAGCTCTTATATTGTGGTGGCCGATATCCTGTCGCGCCGGACCCCCTGA
- a CDS encoding ABC transporter substrate-binding protein, which produces MKKTDHKKILAEHISVRLGRRAVLKGMGAGIVAASAAGSFPAIARAQSSGHLKIASIKVVDTLDPHFTGFLSAIQIINNIHNGLLKIVYDGDMVTFEPDLAETWDLEDDKTHVFKLREGVMFHDGTPCDAEAVKFSLLRVKEGEPKSPHAWKLELLEEVEVVDPLTVKLHFSQPYAFLPVALNGSTGRAGTIVSPAAVEKYGADYGRNPVGTGPFKFVSWRENDAIELVANSDYFEAGMPKLEKVTFLLMNEASTALAALFSGQIDGMTDCPMQLVDQVDKFPGATLYGEIEGNYTFLGMNCKTGPFTDINLRRAVAWALDRETLVKQAYFGRAQQAYTPISPPMTGYFDPDIATSGRGQWFDLEKAKEFRALAESQDEVEVTYMMAERGPVGTRVAQTIAPMLAQIGIKVNLELIEPATWVKRRNEGDFDLYDFEWVADLDPDETLYPEFRSDGAWNFCGWVNTQFDDLCKQAQTILDVEERAALYHRAEDLLMDEAPIGIMAHMPIFKVFSNKVVGFEYIPADLVNLHTVSMT; this is translated from the coding sequence ATGAAAAAGACCGACCACAAAAAGATTCTGGCCGAGCATATTTCTGTGCGTCTCGGCCGTCGTGCTGTGCTTAAGGGCATGGGCGCAGGCATCGTTGCTGCCTCTGCTGCGGGCAGTTTTCCGGCCATCGCCCGCGCTCAGTCTTCTGGCCACCTCAAGATCGCCTCGATCAAGGTTGTCGACACACTTGACCCGCATTTCACCGGCTTCTTGTCAGCGATCCAGATCATCAACAACATTCACAACGGTCTGCTCAAGATCGTCTACGACGGGGACATGGTCACCTTCGAGCCCGATCTCGCGGAAACATGGGACCTTGAAGACGACAAGACCCACGTGTTCAAGCTGCGCGAAGGTGTGATGTTCCACGACGGCACCCCCTGCGATGCAGAGGCGGTGAAATTCTCGCTGTTGCGTGTGAAAGAAGGGGAACCTAAGTCGCCCCACGCTTGGAAACTTGAGCTGCTCGAAGAGGTAGAGGTTGTCGATCCTCTGACCGTGAAGCTGCATTTCTCGCAGCCCTACGCTTTCTTGCCCGTTGCGTTGAACGGGTCCACCGGGCGCGCCGGCACCATCGTCAGCCCTGCTGCGGTCGAAAAATATGGCGCGGACTATGGGCGCAACCCTGTTGGCACCGGTCCGTTCAAGTTCGTCTCGTGGCGCGAAAACGACGCGATCGAACTGGTGGCAAACTCGGACTATTTCGAAGCGGGCATGCCCAAGCTTGAAAAGGTCACTTTCCTGCTGATGAACGAGGCCTCGACCGCGCTGGCCGCGCTCTTCTCGGGTCAGATTGACGGCATGACCGACTGCCCCATGCAACTGGTCGATCAGGTCGACAAGTTCCCCGGCGCGACGCTCTACGGCGAAATCGAGGGCAACTACACCTTCCTTGGCATGAACTGCAAGACGGGCCCCTTTACCGACATCAACCTGCGTCGCGCCGTCGCTTGGGCGCTGGATCGCGAAACGCTGGTGAAACAGGCCTACTTCGGGCGTGCCCAGCAAGCCTATACCCCGATTTCCCCGCCGATGACCGGTTATTTTGACCCAGATATCGCAACGTCGGGTCGTGGCCAGTGGTTTGACCTTGAAAAAGCCAAGGAATTCCGTGCGCTGGCGGAAAGTCAGGATGAGGTCGAAGTGACCTACATGATGGCCGAACGTGGCCCGGTCGGCACCCGTGTCGCCCAGACCATCGCGCCGATGCTGGCCCAGATCGGGATCAAGGTGAACCTTGAGCTGATCGAACCCGCCACCTGGGTTAAGCGCCGGAACGAAGGCGATTTCGACCTCTATGATTTCGAATGGGTCGCTGACCTCGATCCTGACGAAACGCTCTACCCGGAGTTCCGCTCTGACGGCGCCTGGAACTTTTGCGGCTGGGTCAACACCCAGTTCGACGACCTGTGCAAGCAGGCCCAGACTATTCTGGATGTCGAGGAACGCGCCGCGCTTTACCACAGGGCAGAGGACCTGTTGATGGACGAGGCCCCAATCGGGATCATGGCACATATGCCAATCTTCAAAGTGTTCTCGAACAAAGTGGTGGGTTTTGAATACATTCCAGCGGATCTCGTGAACCTGCATACAGTCAGCATGACCTGA
- a CDS encoding ABC transporter permease, with protein MLVQALIKIGQTLVVLVIVSFATFTLLKMAPGDPVQIMLGSEYSQESYDSLTAELGLDRPFLAQYASWALNFVQGDWGTSFVARTDIFTYGFEEALPVTLTLAFFSLAFAILIGVPLGVISAVRKDTAFDAGAAVFALTGTAFPSFLLGILLIWFFGVKLGWFPVMGYVSPWTDFWRGIYHMILPGLTLSTYFIAMITRLTRATLIEVLDEPYIAAARARGEPQWRVVWVHGVRNIAMPLVTILGLQLGTLLQGTVLTETVFNLPGIGQMLTSAVLGREYAVVQAGVMMTAFLFIGVNLLVDMSYPILDPRLRDRK; from the coding sequence ATGCTGGTCCAGGCCCTTATCAAGATCGGCCAGACGCTTGTCGTTCTGGTTATTGTCTCTTTTGCGACTTTCACGTTGCTCAAGATGGCACCGGGTGATCCGGTTCAGATCATGCTTGGCTCGGAATATTCGCAGGAATCCTACGATTCACTGACGGCCGAATTGGGCCTGGACCGCCCATTTCTTGCACAATACGCAAGCTGGGCACTGAACTTTGTGCAGGGCGACTGGGGCACCTCCTTTGTCGCCCGCACAGACATCTTTACCTACGGCTTCGAGGAGGCGCTTCCGGTCACCCTGACCCTCGCCTTCTTCTCGCTGGCCTTTGCGATATTGATCGGCGTGCCGCTTGGCGTTATTTCAGCGGTCCGCAAGGACACCGCTTTTGATGCGGGCGCAGCCGTATTTGCGCTGACGGGTACGGCCTTTCCGTCCTTTCTGCTGGGCATCCTGCTGATCTGGTTTTTCGGCGTGAAGCTTGGTTGGTTTCCGGTCATGGGCTATGTGTCGCCCTGGACCGACTTCTGGCGCGGCATCTATCATATGATCCTGCCGGGGCTGACCCTTTCGACCTATTTCATCGCCATGATCACGCGCCTGACCCGCGCCACGCTGATCGAGGTGCTGGATGAACCTTATATCGCCGCCGCCCGCGCCCGTGGAGAGCCGCAATGGCGGGTCGTCTGGGTGCACGGGGTGCGCAATATTGCCATGCCGCTGGTCACCATTCTCGGACTCCAGCTTGGCACATTGCTTCAGGGTACGGTGCTGACCGAAACCGTGTTCAACCTGCCCGGCATCGGGCAGATGCTCACCTCGGCCGTATTGGGACGTGAATATGCCGTTGTACAGGCCGGTGTGATGATGACCGCGTTTCTGTTCATCGGGGTGAACCTGCTGGTGGACATGTCCTATCCCATCCTCGATCCAAGACTGAGAGACCGTAAATGA
- a CDS encoding ABC transporter permease — translation MTMDSIGTPAPATVPPAGPNGQRSGRARRSIFLRRPYFTAALIVSVLYVAAAIFAPLVAPYNPVAQSIDAMMQGPTATHLLGTDSYGQDILSRVIYGARYALIIGIFSVLIGAAGGLIIGLAAGLSGGWVEWLLMRVIDAILALPSLILAVAFIAILGQGVDKVVIAVGLSLIGPFARTVRADVIRVRVQGFVEAARLMSIPSAHVIRRHILPNVAFPLVVQVTIRISEAILVSSSLSFLGIGVTPPTPDWGLMIAEGRDFVSFAPWMSAMPGFALALLLIALSIVGDAIREEFDPKSRRGA, via the coding sequence ATGACTATGGATTCCATCGGTACCCCTGCGCCCGCGACCGTGCCTCCGGCCGGGCCGAACGGGCAGCGTTCCGGGCGTGCCCGACGTTCGATCTTCCTGCGGCGGCCTTATTTCACAGCGGCCCTGATTGTATCGGTCCTTTATGTTGCGGCTGCAATATTTGCCCCGCTTGTGGCACCCTACAATCCGGTCGCGCAATCGATCGACGCGATGATGCAGGGCCCCACAGCCACGCATCTGCTGGGCACCGACAGCTACGGGCAGGACATCTTGTCACGTGTGATCTACGGCGCCCGCTATGCGCTGATCATCGGCATCTTTTCGGTGCTGATCGGCGCGGCGGGAGGGCTGATTATCGGGCTGGCGGCAGGCCTATCGGGCGGTTGGGTGGAATGGCTGCTAATGCGTGTAATCGATGCGATCCTCGCGCTGCCGTCGCTGATCCTTGCTGTCGCCTTCATCGCCATCCTCGGGCAGGGGGTAGACAAAGTGGTGATTGCGGTTGGCCTGTCGCTGATCGGGCCCTTTGCCCGCACGGTCCGTGCCGATGTGATCCGTGTCCGCGTTCAGGGCTTTGTCGAGGCCGCACGCCTGATGTCCATCCCTTCGGCCCATGTCATCCGCCGTCACATCCTGCCAAACGTCGCCTTTCCGCTGGTGGTGCAGGTGACCATTCGCATATCCGAGGCAATCCTTGTGTCCTCCTCGCTGTCCTTCCTTGGCATTGGCGTCACACCCCCGACGCCCGATTGGGGTTTGATGATCGCCGAGGGGCGGGATTTCGTCAGCTTCGCCCCGTGGATGTCCGCCATGCCGGGGTTCGCCTTGGCACTGCTGTTGATCGCCCTGTCTATCGTGGGCGATGCCATCCGCGAGGAATTCGACCCGAAAAGCCGGAGGGGCGCATGA
- a CDS encoding ABC transporter ATP-binding protein — translation MTADPLLSVTDLTVHRGAAKILDRVNLTLHEGETLALVGESGAGKSTIATALMQLMDDAQVEGRADLAGAGDLLSLSRKQMVGLRGRRLSMIFQDAGAALNPAYTVGHQLTTTLRRNLGLKRVDAHRRAVELFTSVGINDAEARLSAFPHQLSGGMQQRVMVAIALACKPDLLLADEPTSALDVTIQAQIIRLILSLTREKGASCIFVLHDLALASQACDRIVVLYAGQVVESGPARAVLDDHRHPYTRQLKSCVVEIGRKDVVAPEGTVPTHDRMPVGCRFATRCPRVQGRCATEVPPLTKGAAPGHLFACWNPL, via the coding sequence ATGACCGCTGATCCGCTTCTTTCCGTCACTGATCTGACAGTGCACCGTGGCGCTGCAAAGATCCTCGACCGCGTCAACCTGACCCTGCATGAGGGCGAAACTCTTGCGCTGGTCGGCGAAAGCGGGGCGGGCAAATCCACCATCGCGACGGCGCTGATGCAGCTTATGGACGATGCGCAAGTTGAGGGGCGCGCGGATTTGGCTGGAGCAGGGGACCTGCTGTCCCTGTCGCGCAAGCAGATGGTCGGGCTGCGTGGCCGCCGCCTGTCGATGATTTTTCAGGATGCCGGTGCCGCCCTGAACCCTGCCTATACCGTGGGTCACCAGCTGACCACAACGCTGCGCCGCAACCTTGGCCTTAAGCGGGTCGATGCGCACCGGCGTGCCGTCGAACTTTTTACCTCTGTCGGGATCAACGATGCCGAGGCGCGGCTGTCTGCCTTTCCGCACCAGCTTTCGGGTGGAATGCAGCAGCGGGTCATGGTGGCCATCGCCTTGGCCTGCAAGCCCGATCTGCTGCTGGCTGACGAGCCGACCTCGGCACTGGATGTGACCATTCAGGCGCAGATCATCCGGTTGATCTTGTCATTGACTCGCGAAAAGGGGGCAAGCTGCATATTTGTGCTGCACGACCTTGCTCTGGCCAGTCAGGCCTGTGACCGGATTGTCGTGCTTTACGCCGGGCAGGTGGTGGAATCTGGACCGGCCCGCGCGGTGCTGGACGACCATCGCCATCCCTATACCCGTCAGTTGAAAAGCTGTGTGGTCGAAATTGGCCGCAAAGATGTGGTTGCGCCGGAAGGGACCGTTCCCACCCACGACCGCATGCCCGTGGGTTGCCGATTTGCCACCCGCTGCCCCCGCGTTCAGGGCCGCTGTGCAACCGAGGTGCCACCCTTGACCAAAGGCGCTGCACCGGGCCACCTTTTTGCCTGCTGGAATCCACTATGA
- a CDS encoding oligopeptide/dipeptide ABC transporter ATP-binding protein: MTVAAPFPTNAPAQPVFELIEVEQIFHVRPPGRRFTRERLDLRALDGVRLRVMQGASVALVGESGSGKSTLLRVLLGLDAPSGGQALYRGRPIRNARARGAVFARDVAMVYQDARGSLNPRMTVEALIAEPLRHFDIVPAWEIPDRVALLLDRVGLPSDAGKRYPAGLSGGQVRRVAIARALASEPSVLVADEAVSGLDVSTQAQLLTLLRGLQREMGLTLVFITHDLGVASYLCEEIAIMYLGRIVERGPTDAVLAAPAHPYAAALRAAAPRFFEPMPDPLPGEIPSPLDLPKGCRFSSRCPNVQPDCHDRDPHLGSFGADRAVACLHPLTLPGLASKP, translated from the coding sequence ATGACCGTTGCCGCGCCCTTCCCGACCAATGCCCCTGCCCAGCCGGTGTTCGAACTGATCGAGGTCGAGCAAATCTTTCACGTCCGTCCACCCGGCCGCCGATTTACCCGCGAACGGCTGGACCTTAGGGCACTTGACGGGGTGCGTCTGCGCGTGATGCAGGGTGCCTCGGTTGCGCTGGTGGGCGAAAGCGGGTCGGGGAAGTCCACGCTCCTGCGCGTTCTGCTGGGGCTTGACGCACCCAGCGGGGGGCAGGCTCTCTATCGCGGCCGACCCATCCGCAACGCCCGCGCGCGGGGCGCCGTATTCGCCCGCGACGTGGCGATGGTCTATCAGGATGCCCGCGGCTCTCTTAATCCGCGCATGACGGTCGAGGCGTTGATCGCCGAACCCCTGCGCCACTTTGACATCGTACCTGCGTGGGAAATTCCTGACCGTGTGGCCCTGCTGCTCGACCGCGTTGGCCTGCCTTCGGACGCCGGAAAACGTTACCCTGCCGGTCTGTCCGGCGGGCAGGTCCGCCGCGTCGCCATCGCCCGTGCACTGGCGTCCGAGCCTTCCGTTCTGGTCGCAGACGAGGCGGTATCGGGCCTCGATGTTTCCACGCAGGCGCAGCTTTTGACGCTGCTGCGCGGGCTTCAGCGTGAAATGGGGCTGACGCTGGTTTTCATCACCCATGACCTTGGCGTGGCCAGCTACCTTTGCGAAGAAATCGCGATCATGTACCTTGGCCGCATTGTCGAAAGAGGGCCAACTGATGCGGTCCTTGCCGCACCTGCGCATCCATATGCCGCCGCTTTGCGGGCCGCCGCGCCGCGTTTCTTTGAACCTATGCCCGATCCGCTGCCGGGGGAAATTCCCAGCCCGCTGGACCTGCCCAAGGGCTGCCGCTTTTCCTCACGCTGTCCGAATGTGCAACCGGACTGTCATGACCGCGATCCACACCTTGGCAGCTTCGGCGCTGACCGCGCCGTTGCTTGCCTTCACCCGCTGACCCTACCGGGCCTCGCGTCGAAGCCCTGA
- a CDS encoding gamma-glutamyltransferase family protein: MFDFFSARRPDTLASRAMIATSHPLATAAGLDILTDGGNAVDVAIAAVAVQCVVDPLMTGIGGDCFALYAPKGGAVKALNGSGRAPAAATVEALKAAGLTDHIPQTSPHAVTIPGAISAWCRLHEDHGSLPLDRIFARAIGYAEDGFPVTPRVAQDWADNAAIVGKDPAAGVHFLPGGKSPAPGSRFAQPLLGTRLREIAAHGAKAFYEGETAAKMAAHLQSLGGLHTEQDFHDARDQAHWVTPISTAYAGHDVVECPPNGQGLAALLILRILSKIDLAADMSEADRIHIHAEATKIAYHHRDELIADPESCHGLTETLLSDEIVDTLAARIDMTHAGTPALWDEPEHRDTIYLCVVDAEGNALSFINSIFHGFGSTRFDPTTGVLFHSRGASFRLIDGHPNAIAPYKRPMHTIIPGMLCKDGQAVMPFGVMGGDYQAAGHAAFLSNVFDRGMSLQEAMDAPRSFAFGGELQIEPGVSEAAREELAKRGHKLRLMTSPIGGSQAILIDTQTGMLSGGSDARKDGMALGF; the protein is encoded by the coding sequence ATGTTCGATTTCTTCTCTGCCCGCCGCCCCGACACGCTGGCCAGTCGCGCCATGATCGCCACCTCGCACCCGCTGGCCACAGCCGCCGGTCTCGATATCCTCACCGATGGGGGGAATGCGGTGGATGTCGCCATCGCAGCTGTCGCGGTGCAATGCGTGGTTGATCCGCTGATGACCGGCATCGGCGGCGATTGCTTTGCACTTTACGCACCCAAGGGCGGTGCAGTGAAGGCACTGAATGGTTCGGGCCGCGCCCCCGCCGCCGCGACGGTCGAGGCGCTCAAAGCTGCCGGCCTGACCGACCACATTCCCCAGACCTCGCCCCACGCCGTGACGATCCCCGGAGCGATCTCGGCCTGGTGTCGTCTGCATGAGGATCACGGCTCCCTGCCGCTGGATCGCATCTTCGCCCGCGCCATTGGCTATGCCGAGGACGGCTTTCCCGTCACCCCGCGCGTTGCGCAGGACTGGGCCGACAACGCTGCAATCGTTGGCAAGGACCCGGCCGCAGGTGTGCATTTTCTACCGGGCGGCAAATCGCCTGCACCGGGTTCTCGATTTGCCCAACCGTTGCTAGGGACCCGACTGCGCGAAATCGCCGCCCACGGTGCTAAAGCCTTTTACGAAGGCGAAACTGCCGCCAAAATGGCCGCTCACCTGCAAAGCCTCGGCGGGTTGCACACCGAGCAAGACTTTCACGACGCCCGTGATCAGGCCCATTGGGTGACACCGATTTCGACCGCTTACGCGGGACATGATGTTGTCGAATGTCCGCCCAACGGTCAGGGCCTTGCCGCACTGCTGATCCTGCGCATCCTGTCGAAAATCGACCTTGCGGCCGACATGAGCGAAGCCGACCGTATTCACATCCATGCGGAGGCCACCAAGATCGCTTATCATCACCGCGACGAACTGATTGCCGATCCAGAAAGCTGCCACGGCCTGACCGAAACCCTGCTATCGGACGAAATCGTCGATACACTCGCGGCCCGCATCGACATGACCCACGCGGGCACGCCTGCGCTCTGGGACGAGCCCGAGCATCGCGACACGATCTACCTTTGCGTGGTGGATGCGGAGGGCAACGCGCTGTCTTTCATCAATTCGATTTTCCACGGCTTCGGCTCGACACGATTTGACCCCACGACCGGAGTTCTTTTCCATTCACGCGGCGCATCGTTCCGGTTGATCGATGGGCACCCCAATGCCATTGCACCGTACAAACGGCCGATGCACACGATTATTCCGGGAATGCTTTGCAAGGACGGGCAGGCGGTCATGCCCTTCGGCGTGATGGGCGGCGATTATCAGGCTGCAGGCCACGCGGCCTTCCTGTCGAACGTCTTCGACCGGGGCATGTCGCTGCAAGAGGCGATGGACGCTCCCCGCAGTTTCGCATTCGGTGGCGAGCTTCAAATCGAACCCGGCGTCTCGGAAGCGGCGCGCGAGGAGCTTGCCAAGCGGGGCCACAAACTCAGGCTGATGACCAGCCCCATCGGCGGCTCTCAGGCGATCCTAATCGACACGCAGACCGGTATGCTTAGCGGTGGCAGCGACGCGCGGAAGGACGGGATGGCGCTCGGGTTCTGA
- a CDS encoding helix-turn-helix domain-containing protein produces the protein MSIDGAVAQFEQRALQEAGGNISAAAHRLGLTRAKLDYRLTAQGTKT, from the coding sequence ATGTCGATAGATGGCGCCGTTGCGCAGTTTGAGCAACGCGCGCTGCAAGAAGCGGGCGGCAATATATCAGCCGCAGCCCACCGCCTTGGCCTAACCCGGGCGAAGTTGGATTACCGCCTGACAGCGCAGGGTACCAAAACCTGA
- a CDS encoding IS110 family transposase, whose protein sequence is MNEVTMIGVDLAKSVFQAHGATAVGEPVFRKKLSRGQFLKFLSEQQPCVVAMEACASSHYWGREILKLGHDVRLIPPIYVKPFVKRQKNDANDAEAIAEAAVRPTMRFVPVKSAEQQSRSMIFKTRDLFVRQRNSIINALRGHLMEYGIIAPPGRNFVKKLAEQIESPDCDLPSIVIELSRVHLDQLNVLTDKVVTIERRLKEESKSDPETIRLQTAPGIGPVSAMAIKAFSPPLEGFKRGRDFAAWLGLVPVQKSTGGRQVLGRTSKMGQRDIRRLLIIGAMTRIRWAIKNGPPKGSWLEQMLERKPRMLVAIALANKTARIIWAMMTKHEDYRDPIAVA, encoded by the coding sequence ATGAATGAAGTTACAATGATCGGCGTCGACTTGGCAAAGTCCGTTTTCCAAGCGCACGGCGCGACGGCTGTCGGCGAACCTGTGTTCCGCAAGAAGCTGTCGCGGGGGCAATTTTTGAAGTTTTTAAGTGAGCAGCAGCCTTGCGTGGTAGCGATGGAGGCTTGTGCCTCTTCGCATTATTGGGGTCGCGAGATCCTGAAGCTGGGCCACGATGTTCGTCTGATCCCGCCGATCTACGTGAAGCCATTCGTCAAGCGTCAGAAGAATGACGCCAATGATGCAGAGGCTATTGCCGAAGCGGCAGTCCGACCGACCATGCGGTTTGTGCCTGTTAAATCAGCTGAACAGCAATCCCGTTCGATGATCTTCAAGACACGGGATTTGTTTGTTCGGCAACGTAACTCCATCATCAATGCGCTACGCGGCCATTTGATGGAGTATGGCATCATCGCCCCTCCCGGTCGGAACTTTGTGAAGAAACTAGCAGAACAGATAGAAAGCCCGGATTGTGACCTGCCTTCAATCGTTATTGAACTCAGCCGTGTCCATCTGGATCAGCTTAATGTGCTCACCGACAAAGTCGTTACGATAGAGCGGCGTCTAAAAGAGGAATCGAAGTCCGACCCAGAGACGATTCGACTACAGACCGCGCCCGGTATTGGTCCTGTGAGTGCAATGGCGATCAAGGCATTCTCTCCGCCGTTGGAAGGCTTCAAACGCGGCCGGGATTTTGCGGCATGGCTTGGTCTGGTCCCGGTTCAGAAATCGACAGGTGGGCGCCAAGTGTTAGGGCGAACATCAAAGATGGGGCAGCGCGACATTCGGCGACTGCTGATAATTGGGGCCATGACACGGATCAGATGGGCGATTAAAAATGGTCCACCCAAAGGCTCATGGCTTGAGCAAATGTTAGAGCGTAAGCCTCGCATGCTGGTAGCCATCGCGCTCGCCAACAAAACGGCGCGCATCATTTGGGCGATGATGACGAAACACGAAGATTATCGAGATCCGATCGCGGTAGCCTAA